A stretch of the Salarias fasciatus chromosome 3, fSalaFa1.1, whole genome shotgun sequence genome encodes the following:
- the LOC115409910 gene encoding butyrophilin subfamily 3 member A3-like isoform X5 produces MGMVHLWFVMLCVSSCTAASVSDSLVVVVGSPPAVPRGGSTTLPCWITPPQSAEPLEVRWHRGDFDSPILHYQENKFVDTSKEASYVGRVSFGSKDAASGGLKTGDVSLKLTNVTVGDAGSYLCYVSSDRGFDSATVSLSVIETGNNPLLSMVWKENSMVNVSCESEGWYPRPVMRWSDQEGSLAANVSHREDPSGLHSVRGWVLVPSNSQVSCSVGHNNEEPKVARFNLGDPAIKEQSDSGSGGWVAFGLLFAATAIVSAVLGAMYFRKRGRKSKRKQDETEGQPLMSKASPTVPQNHFDPSAFNSNYVNVTLEDRKNQYVKVSGTKLRDANPCDFSGDFPDGQKVTCVTAVKGTPGFSSGQHYWEVSLKHPNLPDPKRSWWLGVTSASEIPHEADFSPNTSNGFWFLSSSRDVENKLQISTEPQFSLPVHDRPCTVGVYLNRDSGELSFYNVEKKCLIGSLTAAFTGEVFPLFNPGKGDPSVMEILHRTEQTQGDSDTGNHVASPEQE; encoded by the exons CCTCGCGGCGGCAGCACCACGTTGCCGTGCTGGATCACTCCACCACAGAGCGCAGAGCCTCTGGAGGTGCGTTGGCACCGCGGCGACTTCGACTCTCCCATCCTGCACTACCAGGAAAACAAGTTTGTGGACACGTCCAAAGAAGCCTCGTACGTTGGTCGAGTGTCGTTTGGTTCGAAGGATGCCGCGTCCGGAGGGCTGAAGACGGGCGACGTGAGCCTGAAGCTCACCAACGTCACTGTTGGTGACGCAGGAAGTTACTTATGCTATGTCAGCAGTGACCGAGGTTTTGACAGTGCAACTGTTAGTCTGTCTGTGATTG AAACTGGAAACAACCCTCTCCTGTCGATGGTGTGGAAAGAAAACAGCATGGTAAACGTGAGCTGTGAGTCTGAAGGCTGGTATCCACGGCCCGTCATGCGCTGGTCCGACCAGGAGGGAAGTCTGGCTGCAAACGTTTCGCACCGTGAAGATCCATCTGGTCTTCATTCGGTCCGCGGTTGGGTTCTTGTTCCCAGCAACTCGCAGGTTTCCTGCTCAGTCGGACACAATAATGAAGAACCTAAAGTGGCCCGATTCAACCTGGGAGATCCTGCAATAAAGGAACAATCAG acagtggaagtgGGGGATGGGTGGCCTTTGGGCTGCTCTTTGCTGCCACGGCCATTGTGTCAGCTGTACTTGGAGCAATGTACTTCAGAAAGAGAG GCAGAAAATCCAAACGCAAACAAGATGAAACTGAAG gGCAACCACTGATGTCAAAAG CTTCACCTACAGTGCCACAGAATCACTTTGATCCATCAGCATTTAACAGCAACTATG TGAACGTCACACTGGAAGACAGAAAGAATCAGTATGTCAAAGTCAGTGGTACAAAACTGAGAGATGCCAATCCTTGTGATTTTTCTGGTGATTTTCCTGATGGGCAGAAGGTTACCTGTGTGACAGCTGTCAAAGGAACACCTGGCTTCTCCTCTGGACAACACTACTGGGAGGTTTCTCTGAAGCATCCAAATTTGCCTGATCCCAAACGGTCCTGGTGGCTCGGAGTTACAAGCGCTTCTGAGATTCCTCATGAGGCAGATTTTTCTCCAAACACATCCAATGGTTTCTGGTTCTTGTCTTCTTCCAGAGACGTAGAAAATAAGCTTCAAATCAGCACAGAGCCACAGTTTTCACTGCCTGTCCATGATAGACCGTGTACGGTTGGTGTGTATTTGAATCGTGACAGTGGAGAGCTTTCCTTCTACAACGTGGAGAAAAAATGTCTGATTGGATCTTTAACTGCTGCTTTCACAGGGGAAGTGTTTCCACTGTTTAATCCTGGAAAAGGTGATCCATCAGTTATGGAGATTTTGCACaggacagaacaaacacaggGAGACAGTGACACTGGGAATCATGTAGCTTCTCCAGAACAAGAATAA